From one Arenicella chitinivorans genomic stretch:
- a CDS encoding ParA family protein: MKRVVFNRKGGVGKSTITCNLAAIAASQGKHVLVVDLDPQANTTTYLGHDGKDNVVGIAEFMESTISRNYRDFTSDDYIRKTQFENLSLISASYSLVDLEAKLEAKHKIYKLRDFLNTLDDEFDEIYIDTPPALNFFTLSALISADRCLLPYDCDVFARDAMLDLMEELDEIIEDHNPELEIEGVVVNQFQARAKLPQQAVDELSQSKFKLLEPFISSSVKVKESHAAHTPLIYLDPKHKVTQEFVDLYNAINRKRRNKTMR, from the coding sequence ATGAAACGTGTTGTGTTTAATCGAAAGGGTGGCGTCGGCAAATCCACGATCACCTGCAATCTGGCTGCTATCGCTGCGAGTCAGGGTAAGCATGTTTTGGTTGTTGATCTGGATCCGCAGGCGAATACCACGACCTACTTAGGCCACGACGGGAAAGACAATGTGGTCGGCATCGCCGAGTTCATGGAATCGACGATCTCGCGCAATTACCGTGATTTCACGTCCGATGACTATATCCGTAAGACTCAGTTTGAAAACTTATCGCTGATTTCCGCTAGCTATTCACTGGTCGACCTTGAAGCCAAGCTAGAAGCAAAACACAAGATTTACAAACTGCGTGATTTTCTCAACACACTGGATGACGAGTTCGACGAAATTTACATAGATACACCACCCGCCCTTAATTTCTTCACATTGTCCGCCCTGATTAGCGCTGATCGCTGCCTGTTGCCTTACGACTGCGATGTGTTCGCGCGCGATGCAATGCTGGATCTCATGGAGGAATTAGACGAAATTATCGAAGATCACAACCCGGAGCTGGAAATTGAAGGCGTAGTTGTCAATCAGTTTCAAGCCCGCGCCAAACTACCACAACAGGCGGTCGATGAGCTCAGCCAATCCAAGTTTAAGCTACTGGAGCCGTTTATCTCCTCATCCGTCAAGGTCAAAGAATCCCACGCCGCGCACACACCGTTGATCTACCTGGACCCGAAACATAAGGTCACACAAGAGTTTGTGGACCTGTACAATGCAATTAATCGCAAACGGCGCAACAAAACGATGCGCTAG
- a CDS encoding phosphotransferase, with product MSDIDIAKLTEYLSAQLPDFTPPLSVAKFPGGQSNPTFKLSTPTQTYVLRRKPPGKTLKGAHAVDREFRLLSALQDSPVPVAKPYVLCTDDRVIGSMFYVMEYLDGRILWDPTLPECEPAERTALYHEMNRVLTALHSVDIDSVGLSDYGKHGDYFARQTHTWTKQYQASELGKIAAMDTLIEWLPANLPADDGRFSIVHGDYRLDNLMFHHTEPRALAVLDWELSTIGHPFADLAYQCMQYYLPRGKGLPGLHGVNLAKLGIPDETDYVAMYCEQMGIDTIPDWNVYLAFSLFRLAAICQGVAKRAQQGNASSKNAADYGQLVEPLAATALTLTQ from the coding sequence ATGTCGGACATTGATATAGCGAAGCTGACCGAGTATCTCAGCGCACAACTACCAGATTTTACCCCACCGTTAAGCGTGGCCAAGTTCCCTGGTGGGCAATCGAACCCCACATTTAAGTTGAGCACGCCGACTCAGACCTACGTACTACGACGCAAGCCCCCCGGCAAAACCCTCAAAGGCGCACATGCTGTCGATCGCGAGTTTCGGTTATTGTCGGCCTTGCAAGACAGCCCCGTTCCAGTCGCCAAGCCTTATGTACTTTGTACCGATGATCGCGTCATTGGCAGCATGTTTTATGTCATGGAATATCTTGACGGGCGAATTCTCTGGGACCCGACTTTACCGGAGTGCGAACCCGCAGAACGCACCGCGCTGTATCATGAAATGAACCGTGTATTGACCGCCCTGCACAGCGTCGACATAGACTCGGTTGGGCTATCGGATTACGGCAAGCACGGTGACTATTTCGCCCGCCAGACGCATACTTGGACTAAGCAGTATCAAGCATCGGAACTCGGCAAGATTGCCGCCATGGACACCTTGATCGAGTGGTTGCCCGCCAACCTGCCCGCGGACGACGGTCGCTTTTCCATCGTGCATGGTGATTATCGCCTGGACAACCTGATGTTTCACCATACCGAGCCACGAGCGCTGGCTGTGCTGGACTGGGAGCTATCCACCATTGGCCACCCATTTGCCGATCTGGCCTACCAGTGCATGCAGTATTATCTACCACGCGGCAAAGGTCTGCCCGGCTTACACGGAGTAAACCTGGCGAAGCTAGGCATCCCAGATGAAACCGATTACGTTGCCATGTATTGCGAGCAAATGGGGATTGACACCATCCCAGACTGGAACGTGTATCTGGCGTTCAGTCTGTTTCGGCTAGCCGCCATTTGCCAGGGCGTAGCGAAACGCGCTCAGCAAGGCAATGCCTCGAGTAAAAATGCCGCAGATTACGGTCAGTTGGTTGAACCATTGGCCGCAACTGCGCTGACGTTAACACAATAG
- a CDS encoding DoxX family protein, which translates to MTNVIIILALLISPMAIEFMYSKATGRPTSVRRSACWGLGIAFLFFALGHFVKTQGMVDMLPAWVPARELLIYLTGMLELIIGIGLFIPRFQTTAAMLALAVFVLFFPANIYAAMNGVGLGGHQSGPAYLLIRGPLQLVLIGWAYYLCIREKQ; encoded by the coding sequence ATGACGAATGTGATTATTATCCTTGCTCTGTTGATTAGCCCAATGGCGATCGAATTTATGTATTCGAAAGCGACGGGTCGACCAACATCAGTGCGGCGTTCTGCTTGCTGGGGGTTGGGCATCGCGTTTTTGTTTTTTGCCCTAGGACATTTCGTGAAAACCCAAGGTATGGTCGATATGTTGCCTGCCTGGGTTCCCGCACGTGAGCTCCTGATTTACCTGACCGGCATGCTTGAGCTAATCATCGGTATTGGCTTATTTATTCCCCGCTTTCAGACAACAGCCGCCATGCTTGCGCTTGCTGTCTTTGTGCTGTTTTTTCCGGCCAACATCTATGCCGCGATGAATGGCGTCGGGCTAGGAGGGCATCAGTCTGGGCCAGCCTATCTGTTGATTCGCGGCCCGCTTCAGCTCGTACTCATCGGATGGGCCTATTATCTTTGTATCCGCGAAAAGCAGTAG
- a CDS encoding TonB-dependent receptor → MGNTTFYRRSALAVAVSTAAFSGAYSFAQENSVESEEIYVESEELFLEELIVTAQKKSESIQDIPIAIAAFSDEEMNALGVTQSGELGQFVPGLEIGNSSGEGSQLLLFLRGAGLNDLNTNNAGPVGLYSDEVYVSSPALSPFQLFDAERVEVLKGPQGTIYGRNTTGGAVKFITKKPTKETQVSGKWRFSNRGRSVIEAAASGALSKNVSARVAVAKTDSDGYGKNLIDGSTVNGSDNTAYRALFSIEPNEDTRILVNVHGAKVDSPNSSFSPLGTLDPVTGATCSDQRIANNECVDVLGYRAPENELDGNYNGIGRINLDSIGGYIEVDYDLSDDITFTSVTSYDDLERTLPEESDGAPASMLHIDYGVASKTFSQEFRVTGATDAFDWLAGVFYLDEEIVQDQTLDLFRSLRSTTGGLADPNGEVNGIPVLFARSYNVQDLQTTAVYGQANYIVNDEWSVTVGGRITDEQRQFDALGQLEEPETFGPNAIDVYRFDDLETSATEFSYRLGAEYRPDGGTLYYASVASGFKSGGFNGGFLNIDPAIADRQIQPFDPEFVTAYEVGMKADFFNSKMRLNASLFYNDFKDLQVFTLVNSGSTPILVLDNASNANSTGVELDFSAVLAQGLTANLNAAFISSELENFIDETTGQDYSGNKLTQTPDTSVSGYVNYEYPLSFGGYVTAQAGFAYKDDLFFSTDNNPFVAQEAYTLVSGRIAYISPAETWSVALFVNNLTDQRYQTNVSDIRDLTGSYVRTYGLPRTYGLELSVDF, encoded by the coding sequence ATGGGAAACACGACGTTTTATAGGCGCAGTGCGCTAGCTGTGGCGGTATCAACCGCTGCGTTTTCAGGGGCATACTCTTTCGCTCAGGAAAATTCCGTAGAATCAGAAGAGATCTACGTTGAGTCAGAAGAACTCTTTCTTGAAGAGTTAATTGTAACCGCCCAAAAGAAATCTGAAAGTATTCAGGATATTCCGATTGCGATTGCCGCCTTTTCCGATGAGGAAATGAACGCTCTGGGAGTAACGCAGTCGGGTGAGCTTGGTCAATTTGTTCCAGGGTTGGAGATTGGTAACTCCAGCGGAGAAGGGAGTCAACTGCTTTTATTTCTGCGCGGTGCCGGTCTTAATGATTTAAACACCAACAATGCAGGGCCGGTCGGCTTGTATTCAGATGAAGTGTACGTGAGCTCTCCGGCACTCAGTCCTTTTCAACTATTCGATGCTGAGCGCGTTGAGGTTCTGAAGGGTCCACAGGGCACCATTTATGGACGCAACACCACGGGTGGCGCTGTAAAGTTTATTACCAAAAAGCCAACTAAAGAAACTCAGGTTTCAGGTAAGTGGCGCTTTAGTAATCGCGGTCGTTCCGTGATCGAAGCCGCGGCTTCTGGGGCATTATCAAAGAATGTCAGCGCCCGCGTCGCGGTGGCGAAAACAGACTCCGATGGTTATGGCAAAAATCTAATTGACGGTTCAACCGTCAATGGCAGCGACAATACGGCGTACCGCGCTTTGTTCTCCATTGAGCCAAACGAAGACACACGCATTCTGGTTAATGTGCATGGCGCTAAAGTCGATTCGCCAAACAGTAGTTTTAGTCCGTTGGGTACATTGGACCCGGTGACGGGCGCAACCTGCAGTGACCAAAGGATCGCCAACAATGAATGTGTTGATGTGTTGGGATATCGCGCACCAGAAAATGAGCTGGACGGCAATTACAATGGTATCGGACGCATCAACTTGGATTCGATAGGTGGCTACATCGAGGTCGATTATGACCTGAGTGATGACATCACCTTTACGTCAGTCACATCCTACGATGATTTGGAACGCACCTTGCCGGAAGAGTCGGATGGTGCGCCAGCAAGCATGTTGCATATTGATTACGGCGTTGCGTCAAAGACCTTCAGTCAGGAATTTCGTGTAACTGGTGCCACTGATGCGTTTGATTGGCTTGCCGGCGTGTTTTATCTCGATGAAGAAATCGTTCAAGATCAAACTTTGGATCTCTTCCGATCGTTACGTTCGACGACCGGCGGTCTGGCCGATCCGAACGGCGAGGTTAACGGGATTCCGGTTTTATTCGCCCGTTCTTACAACGTGCAGGACCTACAAACCACCGCGGTGTACGGGCAGGCAAATTACATCGTCAATGACGAGTGGTCAGTTACTGTTGGCGGTCGCATCACCGATGAGCAACGTCAATTCGACGCGCTGGGGCAGCTTGAGGAACCCGAAACGTTCGGACCAAACGCGATCGATGTATACCGATTCGATGACCTGGAGACCAGTGCGACTGAGTTCTCATATCGCTTGGGCGCGGAATACCGACCTGACGGCGGCACACTTTATTACGCGTCAGTGGCATCCGGGTTCAAGAGCGGTGGCTTCAATGGCGGCTTTTTGAATATTGACCCCGCAATTGCTGATCGCCAGATCCAACCATTCGATCCAGAGTTTGTGACGGCGTATGAAGTTGGTATGAAAGCAGACTTTTTTAATTCTAAAATGCGTCTGAATGCGTCTTTGTTCTACAACGACTTTAAAGACCTTCAGGTTTTCACTTTGGTAAATAGCGGAAGCACACCGATCTTAGTTCTGGATAATGCGAGTAACGCGAATTCCACCGGCGTGGAACTGGATTTTTCCGCTGTATTGGCTCAAGGCTTAACGGCGAATCTGAATGCCGCATTCATCAGCAGTGAATTAGAAAACTTCATTGATGAGACCACAGGGCAAGACTATTCGGGTAACAAGCTGACTCAAACGCCGGACACCTCGGTGAGCGGTTACGTAAACTATGAGTACCCTCTGAGTTTTGGCGGTTACGTGACCGCGCAAGCCGGGTTTGCTTACAAGGATGATTTGTTCTTCTCAACAGACAACAATCCATTCGTGGCACAGGAGGCTTACACACTCGTGAGCGGTCGAATCGCTTATATCAGTCCCGCTGAGACCTGGTCAGTGGCGTTATTCGTGAATAATCTCACGGACCAACGTTATCAGACCAACGTGTCCGATATTCGTGACCTGACGGGCTCCTATGTACGCACCTATGGCTTGCCACGGACGTACGGTTTAGAGCTATCGGTTGACTTCTAG
- a CDS encoding S8 family serine peptidase — MKSAFWVAVTSIVAAVIPHGVTSASTFSDLPIVIAIVDDGFNHNHRLLQGMVWRNPGEVPNNRLDDDANGVVDDLVGWDVSDMDGTVLPAVDRQSELHHGTFIAGVIAEIIRDQLGERDDYPIKLMFVKAVSDASIRDTVEDGYRALDYALKSGANVVNLSWSGGLVDDQAKSALAGIADSHAFVVAAMGNYYQDGQIYPAAHSQVFAVTGVDERGISIDGNLGEEADLTAMGAETESADVASNNGVRRDRGTSIATARVSAAVALMKLARPAVSKLEIESCLSMTSYAVDKLNPLFPGQFGAGALNISAAINCVKAGLPLNHTFSNPEGVLLFTKGKARKAELNWRIQPEGAYSGVVLKPFFEGKNKSVHVTISSLDGEHLWQGKADALPHELEFSSHAIQIKLQAKGRKDFRFGMRYAFKLVQLSKRYCQGLQRIEAEGVYTDGSVGSDYAHLSDCQWLVVPPEGENAQITFTKLDTELHHDIIHLFAGQTTEQRNLLLKLSGRELPPPLLVKGGHPALLWFVSTRENSGTGFEFKVDYVEPE; from the coding sequence ATGAAATCTGCTTTTTGGGTGGCGGTGACAAGCATAGTTGCCGCCGTGATTCCTCATGGTGTGACGAGCGCATCGACGTTTTCAGATTTGCCTATTGTCATTGCCATCGTCGACGACGGCTTTAATCATAACCACCGTCTGCTCCAAGGCATGGTGTGGCGAAACCCGGGGGAAGTCCCCAATAACAGGCTCGATGATGACGCAAACGGTGTGGTGGATGATCTCGTCGGCTGGGACGTCTCCGATATGGATGGGACCGTATTGCCCGCTGTCGATCGGCAGTCGGAATTGCATCACGGTACCTTTATTGCCGGGGTAATCGCCGAGATAATTCGAGATCAACTGGGTGAGCGAGATGATTACCCCATTAAACTGATGTTTGTTAAAGCCGTGTCTGATGCGTCTATCCGCGACACCGTCGAAGATGGCTACCGAGCGTTGGACTATGCGCTCAAAAGCGGCGCAAACGTGGTGAACTTGAGTTGGAGTGGTGGTCTTGTCGACGATCAAGCCAAAAGCGCGTTAGCAGGTATTGCTGATAGTCACGCATTCGTGGTGGCTGCGATGGGCAATTACTATCAGGACGGACAGATTTACCCAGCTGCACACAGTCAGGTATTCGCGGTGACTGGTGTTGATGAAAGGGGTATTTCGATTGACGGAAACCTAGGTGAGGAGGCGGACCTAACAGCCATGGGCGCAGAGACGGAGTCGGCGGACGTGGCCAGTAATAACGGCGTTCGCCGAGACCGAGGCACCTCGATAGCCACCGCACGTGTCTCGGCTGCGGTGGCATTGATGAAACTGGCACGCCCAGCAGTCAGTAAGCTCGAGATAGAATCATGCCTGAGTATGACGTCGTATGCTGTCGACAAGCTGAATCCACTTTTTCCTGGCCAGTTTGGTGCTGGTGCGTTGAATATTTCGGCGGCAATAAATTGTGTTAAAGCAGGGTTGCCGCTCAACCACACGTTTAGCAACCCAGAAGGCGTGCTGCTATTTACCAAAGGTAAGGCACGCAAAGCTGAGCTGAATTGGCGAATACAGCCTGAAGGCGCATATTCTGGTGTTGTGCTCAAGCCCTTCTTCGAAGGCAAGAATAAGTCTGTGCACGTGACGATCTCCTCGTTAGACGGTGAACACTTATGGCAAGGCAAAGCCGATGCGCTGCCGCATGAGTTGGAGTTTTCCAGTCACGCTATTCAGATCAAGTTACAAGCCAAAGGTCGCAAAGATTTTCGCTTTGGTATGCGCTATGCGTTCAAGTTGGTTCAACTCTCTAAACGCTATTGCCAGGGGCTTCAGCGCATCGAAGCTGAAGGCGTGTACACTGATGGCAGCGTAGGCAGTGACTATGCGCATTTGAGTGATTGTCAGTGGCTGGTGGTTCCGCCTGAAGGTGAAAACGCGCAGATCACATTCACCAAGCTCGACACGGAACTGCATCATGACATCATTCACCTATTTGCCGGTCAGACCACGGAACAGCGCAACTTACTGTTGAAATTGAGCGGACGTGAACTTCCGCCGCCGCTGTTGGTGAAAGGCGGGCATCCTGCATTACTTTGGTTTGTAAGCACCCGTGAGAACAGTGGGACCGGTTTTGAATTCAAGGTAGACTATGTAGAACCCGAGTAG
- a CDS encoding DUF3336 domain-containing protein has translation MSRALERKMAEAETYEEWKEAAIAYDERTGLERWKQSEKSRRYDYAAIRRRLDILQVMRRANDNHGLLFTLNEGIHGNLGGMGRSSLYRKAKFGTKQLVVDYTEEVASALKHLAKPNIKGVTLREKIDFFHRAHLCFGQSALMFSGSGTFLFFHVGVLKALWEEHLIPDVISGSSGGALIAAVAGTRKPEQLGEIFEPAFLEFEEDIKAILRNLSPGKKRNLRKNDLIKIIEKIIPDVTFEEAYQISGLKINISVAPHERHQKSRLLNAIASPNVMLREAVLASCCIPGVFPPVSLAARDVKGNRVPYLPSRKWVDGSLSDDLPMKRLARLYGVNHFIVSQTNPLALPFLSAEKGDKGVVSTISETALKTMKDWGLAASHLIQRPLSSESYLSKLINGYISVVSQTYTGDINLLPSKRFLSPTEILTAHTAEEVLELINDGQRATWPKIERIRIQTHISRTLNHLIEELDERVINGGRRAAHPRRQVTNKKFELVASKKSAN, from the coding sequence ATGTCTAGAGCGCTAGAGCGTAAAATGGCCGAGGCCGAAACCTACGAAGAGTGGAAAGAAGCCGCCATCGCTTACGATGAGCGTACCGGCTTGGAACGCTGGAAACAAAGCGAAAAAAGTCGCCGATATGATTACGCGGCTATCCGGCGGCGTCTGGACATCTTGCAGGTTATGCGGCGTGCTAACGACAACCACGGCCTACTCTTTACCCTGAACGAAGGTATTCACGGCAACCTAGGGGGCATGGGACGGTCCTCTCTATATCGCAAAGCTAAATTTGGCACCAAGCAACTCGTTGTTGACTACACAGAGGAAGTTGCCTCCGCACTCAAGCATCTGGCTAAACCGAATATCAAAGGCGTGACACTCAGAGAGAAAATCGACTTTTTCCATCGAGCACACTTATGTTTTGGCCAGTCTGCTCTGATGTTTTCCGGCTCAGGTACCTTTTTGTTTTTCCATGTCGGCGTACTGAAAGCCCTTTGGGAAGAGCACTTAATTCCAGATGTGATTTCGGGCTCCAGCGGTGGCGCCTTGATTGCCGCGGTAGCCGGCACACGAAAACCCGAGCAACTCGGAGAGATTTTTGAACCGGCTTTTCTCGAATTCGAAGAAGACATCAAAGCCATTCTGCGTAACCTTTCACCGGGTAAAAAGCGCAATCTGCGTAAAAATGATTTAATCAAAATCATCGAAAAAATCATTCCTGATGTGACCTTTGAAGAGGCATATCAAATCTCGGGGTTAAAAATTAACATCTCGGTGGCACCGCACGAGCGGCATCAAAAGTCGCGCCTGCTGAACGCGATTGCGTCACCCAATGTGATGCTCCGTGAAGCAGTACTCGCATCCTGCTGTATTCCCGGCGTGTTTCCACCCGTGTCACTAGCGGCGCGCGATGTGAAAGGCAATCGCGTGCCGTATTTGCCGTCGCGTAAATGGGTCGATGGTTCCCTGTCCGACGATTTACCGATGAAACGATTGGCGCGCCTTTACGGCGTAAACCACTTTATTGTGAGCCAAACCAATCCACTGGCGCTGCCATTTTTGAGCGCCGAGAAAGGTGACAAAGGCGTCGTTTCCACCATCAGCGAAACCGCGTTAAAAACCATGAAAGACTGGGGGCTTGCGGCATCGCACCTGATTCAGCGACCACTGAGCAGCGAATCGTATTTGAGCAAGCTGATTAATGGTTATATCTCCGTGGTGTCGCAAACGTATACCGGCGACATCAACTTATTGCCGTCCAAACGATTCTTGAGTCCCACTGAAATTCTGACCGCCCACACGGCGGAAGAAGTATTGGAACTCATCAACGATGGCCAACGCGCCACCTGGCCAAAAATTGAGCGAATCCGTATCCAAACCCACATCAGCCGCACGCTTAATCACTTGATCGAAGAACTCGACGAGCGCGTCATCAATGGTGGTCGACGTGCTGCACATCCTCGTCGGCAAGTCACCAATAAGAAATTTGAGTTAGTCGCGAGCAAAAAATCGGCCAACTAA
- a CDS encoding NADH:flavin oxidoreductase encodes MIMTTLLSPFSLGNMTLPNRVLMAPMTRSMSPGNVPNDAVVEYYRQRAAGGVGLIITEGTCVGHKAASGYPDVPLIAGEEPLAGWKKVIDAVHAEGGKIAPQLWHVGGIRRPGIEPGGETPGYSPSGMAFPGKVTGHAMTKEDIDEVVQSFVQAAVDAERIGFDAIEIHGAHGYLLDQFFWEGTNHRTDEYGGSLENRVRFACEIISGIRANVAADFPIIFRFSQWKQQDYTARLAETPEALGEFLAPLSAAGVDIFHCSTRRFWEPEFDGSDLNLAGWTKKLTGKPTITVGSVSLNADFLPEPGDKAFKDGEIASLDNLLQRLDAEEFDLVAVGRALIANPDWVRKVENNELENLTPFSKQMLVAL; translated from the coding sequence ATAATTATGACTACATTACTTTCCCCTTTTTCGTTGGGCAACATGACTTTGCCGAACCGCGTATTGATGGCCCCCATGACGCGCAGTATGTCACCAGGCAACGTGCCCAATGACGCGGTGGTTGAATACTACCGCCAGCGTGCCGCAGGCGGTGTCGGCTTAATCATCACCGAGGGCACCTGCGTTGGCCATAAGGCAGCCAGTGGCTACCCCGATGTACCGTTGATCGCTGGTGAAGAGCCACTTGCGGGTTGGAAAAAGGTCATCGATGCGGTACACGCGGAAGGCGGCAAAATCGCACCCCAATTGTGGCACGTTGGCGGGATTCGCCGACCGGGCATTGAACCCGGCGGAGAAACACCTGGCTACAGCCCATCTGGGATGGCGTTCCCAGGCAAAGTAACTGGCCACGCAATGACCAAAGAGGACATTGACGAGGTCGTACAATCCTTCGTCCAAGCGGCCGTTGATGCCGAGCGTATTGGGTTTGATGCCATTGAGATTCATGGTGCGCATGGCTATTTGCTGGATCAATTTTTCTGGGAAGGCACCAACCACAGAACTGACGAATACGGTGGCAGCTTGGAGAACCGCGTGCGCTTTGCCTGCGAAATCATTTCAGGTATCCGTGCTAACGTAGCGGCTGACTTCCCAATTATTTTCCGATTTTCGCAATGGAAGCAGCAAGACTACACCGCGCGACTAGCCGAAACGCCGGAAGCACTGGGCGAGTTCCTGGCGCCATTGTCTGCGGCTGGTGTGGATATTTTCCATTGTTCAACACGCCGTTTCTGGGAGCCAGAATTCGATGGCAGCGATTTAAATCTTGCCGGCTGGACCAAAAAACTGACCGGCAAGCCAACCATTACGGTCGGCAGCGTGAGCTTGAATGCCGACTTCTTGCCCGAGCCTGGCGACAAAGCCTTCAAAGACGGTGAAATCGCCAGTCTCGATAACCTGTTGCAACGTCTGGACGCGGAAGAGTTTGATCTGGTGGCGGTTGGCCGCGCCTTGATCGCCAACCCAGATTGGGTGCGCAAAGTGGAGAACAACGAGCTAGAAAATCTGACTCCATTCAGTAAGCAAATGCTGGTCGCCCTGTAA